The Rhodothermaceae bacterium genome includes the window CGATCCATCCATTCCTGCGCTGGGCCAATGAGTCCACCTCCGTGTGGGCCTTGGTTGGCCGGGGAAAAGGAAATGCAGAAAATTTGCGAACGGCAGGACGAATGGGAACAAGTGCGCTGGATCTACGCCTCGGGCTCGTCGAATTAGAGACCAGCCTCGGGCGATCGGGAAAACTGGGCTTCAGCCTGATGGGCGACGCCTCGTGGGCGGAGCTCAAAACCGAAGACGGCGAGGAATCTGTGGATGGACAACACGTCCGGGTGAACCAGGTGCGGATCGGAACCAAGTCATCCGTTCCCATAGGGGGCGGTTTGTCGCTATCTGGCGAGGTGCATGCGCGGCGTGATGGGGGTGCAGGCCCGAACGGTTATGGCATGGAGTTAGTCGGTGGACTTCGTGCTGGACAGGGTGTCGTACGCCTGAATGCGCAGGCCCGTATGCTGGTACTCCACTCGGCGACCGGTTACCGGGAATGGGGAAGTGCCTTGACGCTCACGGTTGGCAAACCCGGAGCCGAGGGCCTCTCGATGACAGTCTCGCCACAATGGGGCGATGCAGCAACAGGAGTCGGTTCGCTCTGGAAGGGTTCTCTGGATCGCGATTTCCAAAGCCCGGGCGGCGACCGATGGACGTTGGACGCGCGCGCCAACTACGCAATCGCCTACTCCAAGCAGAGACGACTCGACATTTTCGCCACATACAACCTGTCATTTGGCGAACCTAGCTTTGGCCTGCGTCTCGGCCTCCCGGACGGCAGCCACCACGGTCCTTGATTGGTACAGACCGGACTCATTGTCCTTGGGGTTGCAGTGGCGGCGGCTCGTCAATCTACATATATAATCCCCTTCGCTTTCCTTGGGCTAATGGTTTTACTCGACGGAATCGTCGGCCCCTTGGTAGATTCAAGCCCGAGAAGACTCTTCCTATGCTCAATCACTCAGGGTCATCGGTTGTGCAACCAACTCACACTAAGAATTCCACTCTAAGCGGACCCTGAGGTTATTCAACCGAGACCAGTCTATAACTCCCTCATGTTGGAGTCTGCCAACAACGATCCCTGGAGCAATGCCCTGCTCCTTTGCGAACTCCTTGACAACCTTGGCGCTAAGTGGTGAGACTTGAGCGATCTGTTTCCATGCCGCCTTTGGAACGAGCAAATTGGATGCCCATTCGTTTGCCTCTGATTCTTGCTTCGTGTCGTTCCCATTCTTCTCGTCTACAAAAATAGCTCTCTTGCTGTGAAGCAATACGTGTGCCGCCTCATGGAAGAAGCTGAACCAGAGATGATCCGCTGTTTTGTGTCTAGCAGTCAGTTGAACGACTGCTTTTCTTGGAGACAACCACCAAGCCGCACCACTGAGAGCCATCTTTTTTAGCGGTTTGACCAGGGCAAGCGCAACGCCTGCCTCATTGCAAAGCCTTTGTGTCTGTTGCAAAGCATTGCCAATTGGCTCATGGGTCAGACCGCGGATGCGCCGAACCGCCTTCTGGAACTGACCTTTGTTATAAGGTGCACAGTCCTGTTGTTCGGCTTCTATTTCACCGAGCCGAAGCCAAGTGGCAATGGCTTCCTCGCTACTCGTGAACTTGGGTGAGTGCCTGTATGCGACACTGGCATAACTGTATTTAGACTTCCAGGCATCTCTGGAGGCAACACAGAAAAATGCAAGCAGCTTGGAGACGCAATCGGCATCTGACTCTGGCTGCGAAAAGCAATCACGTTTAACTAACTCGCGAATTGGAAAGGACCTTGCCCATTCGGCTTCAGCCTCCACCTTCTTGGCCTCTGCCTCTTGAACCAAAAAAAGCCGATACTGGGATTCAATGCCAATCCAGATGTCGGCACCCAGACCGAGAACCTTTTCAAACTGCAACGCAGTTTTTGCCTCAAGCGGTGCCTTGCCCGCAATGATTTCGCTAATTAGCTTGGGCGAACGTCCGCAGCGACGTGCAAATTCGGCTTGCGAATAACCACGAGCTTCAAGGTGTTCCTGGAGTACCAGACCTGGCGGAATCGGATATTCTGGTTTCCATTTATAACTTGATTTCGACATTTTTCTGAATGATTTTTGTGGCTAGTGATAGTCACTAACTTCAAGTATTGTAATTGCGGTAACCTGCTCCACATCGATCCCCCCGTCGTCCTTTCGCGGAACCGGCTCATGGTCGGCTTCGAAGATCAGGCGATATGGATGAACCAGATCAACCGCAAATTGCCCTTTTCTGTCTCCCTTAAGTTGATGTCTCCGTTCTGGAGTAATCGTCGGTACCCTCGATAGGTTAGGAGCCTTATCTAGGACGATGAGCCGGGCCTTTATAGCTTCATTTCTGGTCCCGTAAGCTCTTCTTAGACCGCCTGGCTTCGTAAAGATTTTTTGGAGCCTGCGAGTCCCAAACGAAATGTCCATAATAGTACACTTAAACGTTACCCAATGCGTAATGTTTTTGTCTTTCTCGAGGCTGCAAAAAAGATTCGGGCTGAGCCTGCCATTAAACCATTTGCATCTTTTCGACATCCCTACAAGGCCTGACGATTCTCTCTAAGCCGGTTTTTGTACCCCGGCGGGGATGATCTCGCATTGCTATAGTAGGGCTGTTTCCTGTTTTAGCCCCGCCCGTAGAGGATTCGGTCTCTTTGTGATACCACCGTTGCTTGGTGTCGTAGCTTCTTGTCAGATATCCCTATCTTTATAAACCGTTACGCGTTCTAAATAGCAGAAACGCCCTTTTCCGATGCTACACGTTTGAGGGCCGCATTGAGCCTCTCTCTTATGAAAATCTCACGCCGCTACCTTCTTCTGATCGTTCTGCTATTTCTGACTGGAGGACTGCTCGGAGGCTCTTTTGGATCATACCTCAATGATACCAAAGAGAACTTGCGCAAACTGGAGGACGCGTTCCTTCTGATTAATCGCCGATACGTCGATCCTGTGGATCCGAACAAAGTGGCCGAAGATGCGATTGACGGGATGATTGAATCGCTTGATCCTCACTCCTCCTATATTGATGCATCCGCATTCAAGGAGGTCGAAGAATCATTCCGTGGCTCGTTTGGCGGTATTGGGGTCTGGTTCCAGGTGCTTGATGGAGACACGGCCCGTGTCGTCTCCCCCATTGAAAACGGCCCCAGTGAAAAAGTGGGAATCCGCGCTGGTGACCGGATCATTGCTGTCAACGACACCTCCGTCATTGGAGTCGGCGAAGATGAGGTGATGCGGCGCCTGAAAGGCCCCATTGGAACACAGGTTGAGGTGACAATCTATCGCTTGGGACTGAATCAACCGTTCAATGTGTTGATCACGCGGGATTTGATTCCTCTTTACTCGGTCACCAGCAGTTATATGGTGGATGAGCTCACGGGGTATATCCGAATTAACCGTTTCGCCCAAAAGCACGTATGCCGAGTTCGTCCAGGCGATCGCGGATCTCCAAGGACAAGGAATGGGGCGCTTGATATTGGACCTTCGGGATAATGGCGGCGGAATCCTGCAGTCTGCCGTTGCCATTGTGGACGAGCTCCTTAGCGGTAACGACATCATTGTCAGTGTAAAAGGTCGCAACGTGCCCGATGAGGTCTATGCGGCAGGGCATCCAGGGCGCTTCGAAACCCAGCCCATCATTGTTCTGACTAATCACAATTCCGTTTCGGCAAGCGAAATTGTAGCCGGTGCCCTTCAGGACCATGATCGTGCCCTATTGATCGGCCAGCGGACCTATGGAAAGGGGCTGGTTCAGAATCAGTATCCTCTTCCTGATGATAGTCGGCTTCAAATCACAACTGCCCGCTACTATACCCCTTCCGGCCGCCTGATCCAGACTCCCTATGAAAAGGGTGATCGCGAGACCTACCTCGAAGACAAACTGGAACGCTGGCTCGAAGCAAGCAGGGACCCCGAAGGCTATTTGAACCAGATTCCTGACTCGCTGAAATTTTCGACTACACACGGTCGCACCGTGTTTGGCGACGGTGGAATTACCCCGGACCATTTGGTGTTCGCGGATTCCTTAAGACCCCGCATCCTTCAGGCTCTCTATGGCGGTGGCCTCTTTGAAACCTTCCGTCTCTGGTTTGAAGCCAATGAGAAAGTCCTGCGAGCCACCTGGGAAGATCAACCGGAAACGTTCGTTCGTGATTTTTCTTATTCGCCGACTCAATGGCATGCATTGTGGGCCGCTGGTGAAAGCGCCCAAGTCCCCGTCACCTTTGTTCCGTCGGATCCTTCGCCCGACAGATTGCAATTCACCCATGACGCGCTTAAGGAAAATGAGGGTCTCTTGCAGCTTTATTTCAAGGCTCTTCTTGGTCGCCAATTGTATGGCTCCCGTGTTGCCGTCCCCCTTTTCAATGCGATCGACGAGGTCTTTCAGCAAAGTCTGTTATTGTGGCCGGAGGCCCAGGAGTTGGCTCTCTTCAACCGATAACTGCCCACGGCAGGGGGGTAATCATCACTTCCTCTCCCTCGGAGGGATCGATCACCTCTTCCTCAAGATGAATGAGGCAGTTGGCGTGCTGCAGCGAAGAATAAAGATTTGAAGCCTGCGGGCCTGTCGTGTGCACAATCAATTGCCCGCTTTCCTCCCATTTGGCTTTCCCACGCACAAAATGATATAACCCAGCCTTCTTGCGCACGGAGGATCCCAATTTCGCTTTCATCCGTGGTGGATGAATCTCATGAGCTCCCATCATTGTGAGAAGAGTCGGTCGCACGTACTGCTGAAAGCAGATTGCTGACGAAACCGGATTCCCTGGCAAACCAAATACTGGCTGGGATCCGAGCATTCCAAACAGCATCGGGCCTCCAGGCCGCTGACGGACTCGCCAGAAACGCTTTTCAAACCCCAAACTCTCAAGTACTTCCTGAACAAGGTCATACTTGCCTACCGACACTCCTCCGCTAATGACCATCACATCCGCATCCATTCCCCGCCTTATTTGGTCCGCAAGGTCATCTCTATTATCTCGGGCAACCTCCGAATCTGGAACTGTTGCGCCAGCCTCCAGCACTTGGGCAAACAGGCCTGGCCCATTGGCATCGTAAATTCGGGCAGGAGGCAGAGACCTCGCCATATCAAGATGCAATTCATTCCCCGTTACAATGATCGCCACGCTCGGGAGTTTTGCCACCTTTATCCTATCATATCCCGCAGCTGCAATCATACCGATGACCGGTGGTGTAATCCGCGTGCCACTTTTCACCACGATTGTCCCCTGTAGAGCGTCCTTGGCTGCCCTTCGTATATAGGCCCCCTGCTCCGGTCCACGGTGGATACGCACGGTTTCCTGATCGATTTCAGTGGTCCATTCCAATGGAATCACTGCTTCCGCGCCAGAAGGGATCTGCGCACCGGTCATGATACGAATGCATGCTCCTGGTTTCACCTCAATGTTCGGGACCTCTCCCGCGGCAAGTTCTCCGTCAAGGCGAAGGTCTGTTGGTGTTCGCGTCAGATCATCTACACAGACCGCAAACCCATCCATTGCCGAATTATCGAACGGTGGAATTGCCTCCCGTGCAACAATATCTTCGCGGAGCACCCGTCCAGATACCGCACGCAGGGAAAGCTCCTCCGTCGGCATCACGGAGACTTCCGAGTGTATCTTTTGAAAAGCTTCTTTGGGCGTCATTCTAATGCGTTAAGCATTCACGCTATTCGATCCGAACTAACATCGCGCTAAGTTACGCCTTTGTCTGGCAAAGATCCCTTCCCACCAACAAGCACCTGTGTCCAGCCCAAGAATCCCCGCACCCTTGACTGGCTGACGGACTTTATACGTATTGCCCATCAACTCCCTGTTTTTGAAACCCGGCTGTAGTTTCTTGTCACTGGAGTATAACAGGTGTGATCCACTATTTAGGCCGGTAGTCCGTGGATAACATGTGAGCTCTCGAGACTATGTTACGAGCCCCCCATCTCAAATGCCCGATTTTGTGAAATTGTAGGCAGTAACACACATGATCCTAACAAGCCCTCTTGACTCTCTCAACTACCCCACCGCCCATGAATCACCTTCACAGTACGTCTTATGCCGAAACAGACAATGGTTTCCCGCTGCTATCAACAATTCCACAGTACCAACAATAAATAAGGGGATTTTTACTAAAAACCTTGTTAATATCAATTCCCCGCTTCTGTGAATAACGATCCTTCGCCTTGGGATGATGTATCTTCCCCAAATAATTCGTGTGGATGTCTGAGGACTATTCGCTATACCTTTGCAGAAGATCAGTTGGATCCTAGGTGGTAGTTGTATGCTACAAGGGGGAAGTACATTTAATGGGCCTAAGACTTAGTCCTTTGGCACGATCAAAGATCCAATGACAATACCACCTCGTCGCCGTGCCCGCTACGCGACCCTGCAGGCACTCTACGCGCATATGCTCAGTGGTGATTCTCAGACACATGTGTATGAGACGACTCTTTTGCCAAGACTGCCAAGACAGGATGGGGCAACGGAAATGGGGATCCGGCTGTTCGAAACCGTGATTTCCAACCAGGATCAACTGGATCAGATTATCTCTGAAAATGCTAGGAACTGGGATTTAGGCCGCATACTCAGGATTGACCTGATTATTCTTCGCATGGCGGTCTGTGAGTTTTTGCACTTTGACCAGATTCCACCCAAGGCAACGATGAATGAGGCAATTGAGTTAGCGAAAATTTTCAGCACAGAGGAAAGTAAGGACTTTGTGAATGGAGTGCTGGATACGATTGCGTTCAGATTGAGAAAGGAGGGGAGACTGATAAAAAGCGAGGGAGGCCGTCAAGGATGGGAAGAAATGGTTAGCCGACAGGACACTCAGCACTCGAGTTAGTTCTTGAAACAACTTCCTTCTGCTTTGTGAAGAGATCTGTAAGTGTCGTTGAGCTTATTCAAGCTCACTACAGGGACATAGTACCTGTAAGGATAGCTTCAGTCAAGAGGAATCCAAAGCCCTATGCGCAGAGAGGGACGCTGTGATCCGATTTCAATGAAAGCGGTTTGTTGTCCAACTGGTCGGGTATATCGAAGGAAAGGGTCTAGGAAGAGACTGAATTGACGATTTTTTTCCGCGCGGGTTTGTTCGTGCAGAAATGTTAGCGCAGGACCGAATCGGATCCCTAGGTATAGATCATAGGAGTAGTTTGCCTGACCAATCACACGAAGAATCCCTAAAGGCCTCAGGGCGGCTCCAACACCTGCAGAGACATACACGGGAGTTCTTTCTTTCCAAAGCTCGGTATCAACCGAAGCAAGAACCTCGAGCGAGTAGATACTGCGGGCCTGAACATGTACAAACTGCATGCCGGCCCCTGGCCAACCTCCTAGTCCAGCTTGTATATGGGACGACTGGGCAAGTGCCATAAACCCGTTTAAGGTCAGGAGAATGAACACACAGGTTGTTTGGAATAGCTTTACCACTTGATCGGCATGTGCAACGAAAGCATTGTTTACACATCAGAGGCAATCGGCGTTCATTCTGTGTCAAATAGGACCGCTATTCCAGTTTAATGGATCAAGCTTTTCGACTGCATCCATTAGTGAGTCCGATGAGGATAACAGACAAAACGCATGCCCATTTTTCATTAACTCTGAATAGGCCAGCATATCGACCAATCAGTAAACAAGGCCTGACAATGAGCCTCGCTGCCCGGCGAACGTATAAGGAGTTGGAATGCCAAGAGTAACAAAGAGAGCGTCTTAGACAAGCGTACAACTCTGAGCATATCATCTCTGCAAAACCGATCACTCATTTGATCGGAGATCAGCCACATCCCAGCCAAAATTTGATAGTTCCGGGCAATGTCTCTCAATTGTGGTATCGTTGGATTACCCAATATTGGGAAATCCACTCTGTTTAATGCGCTGAGCGGGGTTGGCGCAGTCGCAGCAAATTATCCGTTCTGCACGATAGATCCCAATCGAGGAATTGTGCCCGTGCCGGATGAACGACTGGAACAACTGGCTGCCATTTCCCCGCCCGAACGAGTTGTCCCAACCACGATAGAGTTTGTAGATATTGCGGGACTCGTCGCCGGCGCATCCCGCGGCGAAGGACTGGGGAATGCATTTCTGGGGCATATTCGACAGGTAGATGCGCTGATACATGTTGTGCGTTGTTTCGATGCTTCCGGGATCTCCCATATTGCCGGGAACGTAGATCCAGAGCGAGACATTGAGGTTGTGAACACGGAACTCTTATTGAAAGATTTGGAAACGGCGGAGCGCTTTGCTGAAAAGTGGGAGAAAGCGGCGAAAGGAGGAGAGGCAGATGCGGTTGCAAAGGCTGCGTTTGCAAAACGCCTCGTTACCCATCTGTCACAGGGCAACCCCGCGCGGCTCTTAAGTGATCTCTCCCACAAAGAACAGAACTATATGGGGGGATTATTTCTCTTAACCAGCAGGCCAGTTCTTTATATTGCGAACGTGGGGGAGACAGATTTGCCTCAGGGCAATGGCTGGGCCGAACAAGTTCGGAGGATTGCCGCCAGAGAGCGGGCAGAATGCCTGATCCTGAGCGCAGAGTTCGAGGCGCAGTTGTCAGACCTGGAGGAGGAAGAAAAAGCCGTTTTCCTGGCAGGTGAAGGGCTGCAGGCAGATGGACTGCAACGCTTAATCCAGAGAGCATATAAATTATTGGACCTTATTACGTTCTTTACACATGGACCAAAGGAAACACGAGCGTGGACCGTCAAAAACGGAACACGTGCTCCACAGGCAGGAGGACAAATCCATAGCGACTTTGAACGCGGATTCATCCGCGCAGAGACCGTGCGGGTCGAAGACTTGATTCGCGTAGGCTCCGAGGCCGCCGCGCGCGCGTCGGGGATTATGCGGTCCGAAGGCAAGGAGTACGTCGTACAAGATGGAGATGTGATCCTTTTTCGATTCAATGTATAGCCTATCCCGAATCCGAAGCAAGCCTACAGGTCTGGCCCGAGGCGTATGACCACAGCAAGGAAACTCAAATCCCAGGGATGAATTATCGACTATTTATTGCACAACGGTACTTGCACAGCCAGCAGCGAATCCCGCTGGTTACGATTATTTCGGGGATTTCTATGGCCGGTGTGGCCGTCGGTGTCGCTGCGCTGATTGTGGTTTTGTCTGTCATGAACGGGTTTTATGATGTGGTGAGAGACCTGCTCGTTTCCATGGACCCGCATGTTCGCATCGTCGCGGAGCCTGGAGGTGGATTGCCGCAGGAAGAAGCAAACAGGATCGCCGAACAAGCCAAGCAGATTCCGCAGGTTCTAAGCGCGGAGCCCTACGTTGAAGGGAAAGCCCTCCTGGTAACTGTCTCACAGTCAGAAGTCAACCGCGTTGTCGTCCTGCGAGGTGTGGCGGATAATGCCATGGGAGCGGGACTCGTAGCCGGGGAGTTTGACACCAGCGAACAGGGAATGGTGATGGGATTCAGCCTGGGGCAGCGCCTGGGGCTGTCTCCAGGCTCTGAGAACAGCCGGGCAATGCTGTTTTCTGCACAAGGGCTGGGGCAAATGCTCACACGCGTCTTCTCTCCGCCAGCGGTACAAGAATTTGAGGTAAGAGGGTTATATAAACTTGAAGAGACCTACGACAACACGCATGTATTTATTGGAATCAGTGAGGCACAGGACATTTTTCATCTGAACGGTGCCGTTACCGGGATCGAATTACGACTCACCGACCTGGGGCAGGCACAGCAGGTGAAGCAAGCACTTGAAGCCGCCTATCCCAGCGGGCTAAGGGTTCAAACCTGGTACGACCTTCAGCGCTCTCTCTATGATGTTATGCAGCTGGAAAAATGGGGGGCATCCATCATACTGGTTCTCATCTGCGTGGTCGCAGCGTTCAGTATTGTGGGGTCGCTCACCATGGTTGTTGTGGAAAAGAAACGGGACATTGGCGTTCTGCAGGCGATGGGGGCCACTTCTAGGGATATTCGGCAACTATTCCTCGTGCAGGGCGGGATGATCGGGCTGATTGGTGCCGGAACCGGGTTCGTGGTAGGGCTCGGGATATTGCTCCTCCAGAAATATTTTCAACTTGTCCCGCTCCTGGGGGCAGAGTCCTTTGTAATCGAAGCCTACCCGGTTTCGATTCAGATCCTGGACTTGGTTCTCATCTTGGGGGTTTCGTTTGGTTTGTGCTTGATCGCCGCGCTCTACCCGGCGTGGCGTGCAGCACGGAGTGAGCCGAGCCAAGCCGTTACCCGGGGTCACTGATTTGGGAACCGTTTGGCAAAAGGATTCATATAAGCCGGTCGCCCAAAACAGGAAAGGGGTAAAAACCAATGGCACGTAAGGATCAATTGGATGGCAAAGGGCCCATGTCGGGCAACCATGTCTCACATGCGCATAACAAGACGCGTCGTCGATTTGGAGTAAATCTTCAGACGAAACGGTTTTATCTACCCGAACAAAAGCGGTGGGTGAAGCTGAGGGTTTCGGCGAAAACGATCAAGACCATCAACAAGAAAGGAGTTGAGGCAGTATTGCGTGAAGCGCGGGCGCAAGGTATCTCGGTCTAAATAGATAAGACTGTAACATGGCACGGAAAGGAAAAGACGTTAGACAAAAAATAATCCTTGAATGTACGGAGGCTCCGGGTACGAGCCGGTATTCAACGGTCAAGAATCGGCGTAACACGACGGGTCGACTGGAGCTCAAAAAGTACAATTCGGCACTACGAAAGCACACACTGCATAGGGAGATCAAGTAAAGATGGCCAAGAAACAATCGTTTGGAGACAAGGTCCTCAAGCGCCGTCAAGAGCGAAAAGTGATGGCCAAGCTCGTTGTTGCGGAAAAGAAGCCAAACGGGAGCTTCCGCTTCAGAGAAAAGATAGTTCCGCAGGAAGACGTTCGCGCGGAATTGAAAGCCGTCACGTAGACCATCCGATTCGGGGCGTAGCTCAGCCCGGTAGAGCACTGCGTTTGGGACGCAGAAGTCGTCGGTTCAAATCCGGCCGCCCCGACCACGCGGATACCAGTTCTATTACATACAGGCGCCCGTAGCTCAACTGGATAGAGCAGCGGACTTCTGCAGCAAAAGCGGGCCGCTGGCTGGAAACGGCCAGCGAGTAAGTGGTCAAATTCGGGGAAGCCTACGGAACAGAGGTCCACGGTAATCCCGAGCCAAGCCCCAAGGGGAAGGTGTAGAGACTAGACGGCCACCCCTTCCTTCAGGCATAACTGAAAAAGGTGAAGAGATAGTCCAGGGAGTCGGGAAACCGGCACAAACCTGAATCCGCAGGTTGCAGGTTCGAGTCCTGCCGGGCGTGCCAAGGTGACGTGGCCGAGTGGCTAGGCAGAGGCCTGCAAAGCCTTGTACGGCGGTTCGAATCCGCCCGTCACCTCATTACATCAGACAGACCAGTCCTCGAGTTCGGGGGTATAGTCCTCCTGTCGCCGATACACTTCGAGATTTGAAAAGCGGGCGAAGTCCGTCTCAAAGTTAAGCTTGACGGTCCCGGTTGGACCGTTCCGGTGCTTGCCCACAATGATCTCCGCGACTCCTTTGGTTGAGTGACCATCTTTATCGGCCTCGATGCCGTAATACGATGCACGATAGATAAATGCGACGACATCGGCGTCCTGTTCAATTGCACCACTCTCACGCAGGTCCGACAATTGTGGTCGCCTGTCTTTTCGATCCTCCGCATTTCGATTTAACTGACTGAGTGCGATCACAGGAATATCAAGCTCTTTTGCAAGTCCTTTGAGAGAGCGAGAGATATTTGCGATTTCCTGCTCTCGGTTATCCCTGCTCTGCCCCTCCATGAGTTGCAGGTAATCGACCAGCACAAGCCCAATATTATGTTCAGACTTTAA containing:
- a CDS encoding ImmA/IrrE family metallo-endopeptidase translates to MSKSSYKWKPEYPIPPGLVLQEHLEARGYSQAEFARRCGRSPKLISEIIAGKAPLEAKTALQFEKVLGLGADIWIGIESQYRLFLVQEAEAKKVEAEAEWARSFPIRELVKRDCFSQPESDADCVSKLLAFFCVASRDAWKSKYSYASVAYRHSPKFTSSEEAIATWLRLGEIEAEQQDCAPYNKGQFQKAVRRIRGLTHEPIGNALQQTQRLCNEAGVALALVKPLKKMALSGAAWWLSPRKAVVQLTARHKTADHLWFSFFHEAAHVLLHSKRAIFVDEKNGNDTKQESEANEWASNLLVPKAAWKQIAQVSPLSAKVVKEFAKEQGIAPGIVVGRLQHEGVIDWSRLNNLRVRLEWNS
- a CDS encoding system killer suppression protein, whose protein sequence is MDISFGTRRLQKIFTKPGGLRRAYGTRNEAIKARLIVLDKAPNLSRVPTITPERRHQLKGDRKGQFAVDLVHPYRLIFEADHEPVPRKDDGGIDVEQVTAITILEVSDYH
- a CDS encoding molybdopterin molybdotransferase MoeA, which encodes MTPKEAFQKIHSEVSVMPTEELSLRAVSGRVLREDIVAREAIPPFDNSAMDGFAVCVDDLTRTPTDLRLDGELAAGEVPNIEVKPGACIRIMTGAQIPSGAEAVIPLEWTTEIDQETVRIHRGPEQGAYIRRAAKDALQGTIVVKSGTRITPPVIGMIAAAGYDRIKVAKLPSVAIIVTGNELHLDMARSLPPARIYDANGPGLFAQVLEAGATVPDSEVARDNRDDLADQIRRGMDADVMVISGGVSVGKYDLVQEVLESLGFEKRFWRVRQRPGGPMLFGMLGSQPVFGLPGNPVSSAICFQQYVRPTLLTMMGAHEIHPPRMKAKLGSSVRKKAGLYHFVRGKAKWEESGQLIVHTTGPQASNLYSSLQHANCLIHLEEEVIDPSEGEEVMITPLPWAVIG
- the nusB gene encoding transcription antitermination factor NusB; its protein translation is MTIPPRRRARYATLQALYAHMLSGDSQTHVYETTLLPRLPRQDGATEMGIRLFETVISNQDQLDQIISENARNWDLGRILRIDLIILRMAVCEFLHFDQIPPKATMNEAIELAKIFSTEESKDFVNGVLDTIAFRLRKEGRLIKSEGGRQGWEEMVSRQDTQHSS
- the ychF gene encoding redox-regulated ATPase YchF, yielding MSLNCGIVGLPNIGKSTLFNALSGVGAVAANYPFCTIDPNRGIVPVPDERLEQLAAISPPERVVPTTIEFVDIAGLVAGASRGEGLGNAFLGHIRQVDALIHVVRCFDASGISHIAGNVDPERDIEVVNTELLLKDLETAERFAEKWEKAAKGGEADAVAKAAFAKRLVTHLSQGNPARLLSDLSHKEQNYMGGLFLLTSRPVLYIANVGETDLPQGNGWAEQVRRIAARERAECLILSAEFEAQLSDLEEEEKAVFLAGEGLQADGLQRLIQRAYKLLDLITFFTHGPKETRAWTVKNGTRAPQAGGQIHSDFERGFIRAETVRVEDLIRVGSEAAARASGIMRSEGKEYVVQDGDVILFRFNV
- a CDS encoding ABC transporter permease, which produces MNYRLFIAQRYLHSQQRIPLVTIISGISMAGVAVGVAALIVVLSVMNGFYDVVRDLLVSMDPHVRIVAEPGGGLPQEEANRIAEQAKQIPQVLSAEPYVEGKALLVTVSQSEVNRVVVLRGVADNAMGAGLVAGEFDTSEQGMVMGFSLGQRLGLSPGSENSRAMLFSAQGLGQMLTRVFSPPAVQEFEVRGLYKLEETYDNTHVFIGISEAQDIFHLNGAVTGIELRLTDLGQAQQVKQALEAAYPSGLRVQTWYDLQRSLYDVMQLEKWGASIILVLICVVAAFSIVGSLTMVVVEKKRDIGVLQAMGATSRDIRQLFLVQGGMIGLIGAGTGFVVGLGILLLQKYFQLVPLLGAESFVIEAYPVSIQILDLVLILGVSFGLCLIAALYPAWRAARSEPSQAVTRGH
- the rpmB gene encoding 50S ribosomal protein L28, whose protein sequence is MARKDQLDGKGPMSGNHVSHAHNKTRRRFGVNLQTKRFYLPEQKRWVKLRVSAKTIKTINKKGVEAVLREARAQGISV
- the rpmG gene encoding 50S ribosomal protein L33, which translates into the protein MARKGKDVRQKIILECTEAPGTSRYSTVKNRRNTTGRLELKKYNSALRKHTLHREIK